The sequence below is a genomic window from Rudanella lutea DSM 19387.
TTACCGGCGCTCGCCATGTCCTGGTTTGCGGTCAAACCATCGGCGGGAACTTCCGCTACCCGGCTCAGACGGGGGTCGTTGGTCGACTTGAGGTAGTCGATCATCGTCTTGCTCCAGCGCACCTGATATACGTCGGCCAGGGTGCTCAAAGCGGCACCGTTACCATTGCCAAAGCCTTTCGAGTCGTCGGCCATGATGTACGCATCGTCGGCTACACTGCTGAATACACCACCGGCAGCGGCTTTTTCGGCGAAGGTCTTAGCCGTAGCGGCATCTGATTTTACCAGACGCATCGCCAGTTTCAGCATGAGCGAGTAGCCATACTTTTTCCACTGAGCAATGTTGCCTTTGTAGGCAAAGGCGTCGTTGGTCGGAGCCGGGCTCGATGCGTTGAGGGCAGCCGTAGCCGTTTCGAGCCGGGTCAGCAGCGACTTGTACACACTCTCCTGCGTATCATACGCGGGGAGGGTAGTACCACCTTTGGCCTGCAGAGCCTGCGTGTACGGAATATCGCCGTAGGTGTCGGCAATCGACGAGAGCGCCTGTACCTGCATGATAACGGCAATGTTTGCCAAGTTCGCCAGGGCGGGCTTTCCTTTGGCCAACTGCTCCATTTCGTACGCATAGCTGGCACCCTGATACCCTACGTTCCAGGTACCTTGCTGGTAGTTAGCCGTGTTGCTCGACTGCACGTACTTGTCGGCATTGGAGTAGTAGTTGGCGGCACCCGACGTAGTCGAGGACAACACCTGTACCCACATGCTCTGGAACAGAATGGGGCCGTTGTAACCTGCAATTGAACTTACGTAGTTCCACTGAGCCGAAGGCAGCAACAGGTTCGGATCAAACGTAGTGGCCGAGGCCTGGGTTGGGTCGGTATTGAGTTGGTCGAGATCTTCGGTGCAGGAGAACTGCATAGCTCCCACCAAAAAGCTCAACGCGATTAATTTCTTCTTCATAATTCGGTTATTTAAACTTAATGTTCACGTTAACACCATAATTCCGGGTAGAGGGCAGGTTGGCACCTTCGATACCCGCATAACGCAGGTTCGCTCCAAACGAAGCTTCTGGGTCAATATTGTCGGTTTTCTTCATGAAGTAGAAGAGGTTCCGCGCAACAAATGAGACATTAACGCCCCGAATCAGTGGTACATTCTTCAGCAGTTGAGCCGGGAGGTTGTAGCCGAACGTGAGCTGACGCAACTTGATGAAATCACCATCTTCGACGCTGATCTTGGTTACGTTGTTGGCCAGTGCTGTGTAGTAAGCCTGTGGCGTAGCCGTAACGGTGTTGGGGGCACCCGTCTCCGACACACCCGTCCGAACACCACCGTCGCGACCTACCAGCGTCTCTTTGTGCAAGCCCCGGCGGTACGCGAAGTTTTCGGTAGCCGACAGAATCTTGTTGCCATAGTTGTAGTCGACCAGGAACGAGAGGTTGAAGTTGCTGAACGAGAAGTCGTTGTTCAGACCACCAAACAGGGTTGGCAATACCGTACCCATGTTGATCAGATCACCCCGAACCGGCAGGCCCGACGCGTCAACCACAATTTGTCCGTTAGCACCGTACTTGTAATCGTATGCCCGGATTTGCGGACCTGCTTCGCCCACTACGAAAGCCGTGATGGCGTTACCCAGCGTAGCCCGGTTTGAGCCCAGGCCGATGGGGTTGTTGTTCACGTCTGTTTGCAGGATCTTATTCTGTACCGAAGTCAGGTTCAGCGATACGTTCCAGTTCAGCCGTGAGGTCTTCAGCGGGTTGCCGTTGATCTGCACTTCAACCCCTTTGTTCTGGGTCGAACCTGTACCTACGATACCGGCCGAGTAACCCGTTGCCCAGCTGTAGTTGGCGGGCATGATCTCGTTGTTGGTTTTCTGGGTGTAGTACGCTACGTCCAGACCAAGGCGGTTGCCGAAGAAACGCAGTTCCAGACCCACTTCCACTTCGCTCTTCGTGAAGGGCTTCAGGAACAGGTTAGGCAGCTGTGAGCTAAAGTTACCCGTAGCAATACCATTAATGGCGTTACCTACGCCGTAGTACACGCTCGTACCGTAGGCTGTAGTAGGCTCACCGCTGGTCATAGCGTAAGCGGCCCGCAGCTTACCAAAGCTCAGGTTCGGAATCCGGATGAGGTCCTGGAAAATGAACGCACCCGTTACCGATGGCGTGAAGATTGAACGGGCCGAGCTGGGCAGGGTCGAGTACGTATCGTAACGGCCCGTGGTGCTCAGGTTCAGGATACCCTTATAACCCAGATCGACGTTGTAGTACGCTGACTGTACTTCGGTGTTGGCTACTTCGTAACCCCGGTTGAAGTTAACGACGTTGTTCCAGCTGTACAGGTAGGGCAGTACAAACGGACCACCGTTGATGTTCAGCTTCTCGTACTTGTTCTTCCGCAGGTTGGCACCCAGGATAGCATCGACCGTGAAGTCTTCGTTGATCGACTTGTTGATACCGATCAAACCGTCGATGTTCAGTTCGGTACGCTGGGCGTTCGAAAGTTCGTCCAGACCACCGCGGGCACCGTTTGAGTAGGCCGTTCCCCAGGGCGTTACCCGGAAATTGCGGTCGTTCGAGTTATCGTAACCAATCCGGGCCAGGGCGTAAATCCAGTCAGCAAACTGATACTTGGTCGAAGCCATTGAGATCAGACGCTTCCGGTCTACGTTGTTTACAAACTGGTTCACCACGAAGTACGGGTTCGTTACGTACTCGTCTTCGCTGAAGATGATCTCCCGGCCCGTTACCGGATCAAAACCCGGTGCCAGAATCCGCTGATCGATGTTCGTTGCCAGCAGGTAACCGTTGTTGGCGTTCAGCGGGCCATCGCTCAGGATTGGCTTGTTCTTCACGCGCTCGTCGATGTAGTTGGCCAGTACATCGAAGCTCAGTTTCGACGTAATGTTCTGCTGGAGAGTCAGGTTGATCGTTTTCCGACCCAGACCGCTGTTGGGCAGCACCGACTTGGCGTCCAGGTTCGACAGCGACAGACGGAACGAGCCGTTGTCACCACCCTTACCAACGGATACCGTGTTGGTGAAGTTGGTACCGTTGCGGTAGAAGTTGCGGATGTTGTCGCGCTGGGCTGAGTAGGGATACTGCTTTCCGTCGAACTGGATCGTCTGCGAACCGTCGAGACGGCCACCCCAGCTCAAACGGCCCGTTTGCTGAGCCAATGCCTGCGTAGCGGGTTTCACACCGCCGATACCCTGACCGTATTCGTACTGGAAATCGGTGAAGTTAACCGGCTGATCGGTCGTCAGGTTCATGTTGTAATCCACCGAGAAGTCACCTTTACGGCCTTGCTTGGTGGTTACCAGAATAACCCCGTTCGACGCCCGTGCGCCGTACAGCGCCGAGGCCGACTGGCCTTTCAGAACCGTGATCTTGTCGATGTCGTCGGGGTTGAGGTTACCCAAACCGTCGCCACCATCGGCACCACCCCACTCACCGGCGCTACCGCGCTGGGTGTTGTCCATGGGTACGCCGTTGATAACGATCAGGGGCGAGCCGGCCGAGTTCATGCTGGGCATACCGCGCAGCAACAGTTTCGACGTACCGCCGGGACCGCTGTTGGTTCCCTTTACCGACAGACCCGATACCCGGCCTGCCAGTGAGTTACCCACGTTGGTTTCCCGAGCCTGCGTAAACGCCGTTGCGTCGATGGTGGTTACGGCATAACCCACCTTGCGGGCATCTTTCGAGATACCAAGGGCGGTTACGACGACTTCCTGCA
It includes:
- a CDS encoding SusD/RagB family nutrient-binding outer membrane lipoprotein encodes the protein MKKKLIALSFLVGAMQFSCTEDLDQLNTDPTQASATTFDPNLLLPSAQWNYVSSIAGYNGPILFQSMWVQVLSSTTSGAANYYSNADKYVQSSNTANYQQGTWNVGYQGASYAYEMEQLAKGKPALANLANIAVIMQVQALSSIADTYGDIPYTQALQAKGGTTLPAYDTQESVYKSLLTRLETATAALNASSPAPTNDAFAYKGNIAQWKKYGYSLMLKLAMRLVKSDAATAKTFAEKAAAGGVFSSVADDAYIMADDSKGFGNGNGAALSTLADVYQVRWSKTMIDYLKSTNDPRLSRVAEVPADGLTANQDMASAGNTTPAAQLGLPNGYDLNGGATDISKSPGYPGGTGTGANATPIGKYSRPTMMYRNRNAPLFVLTYAEVELLLAEAVVRGFNVGGTAAGHYKNGVVAGIQSLSKYGATIDAATATAYADANPLVTANALKQINEQYWATTGLLMNFSEAWNNWKRSGFPVLTPVNYVGNFSGGQIPRRQPYPTGEATLNSANYKAAVSKLSGGDNWVARSWWDK
- a CDS encoding SusC/RagA family TonB-linked outer membrane protein; this encodes MKLKLPGALLPKVLLCLGAWLMLGLSVSLAVDKEITGKVTDEKGSEVAGATVTVKGTTRGTNTDGSGRYRITVADDNAVLVFSYIGYTKQEIQVGNRSVIDVKLVPGESVLQEVVVTALGISKDARKVGYAVTTIDATAFTQARETNVGNSLAGRVSGLSVKGTNSGPGGTSKLLLRGMPSMNSAGSPLIVINGVPMDNTQRGSAGEWGGADGGDGLGNLNPDDIDKITVLKGQSASALYGARASNGVILVTTKQGRKGDFSVDYNMNLTTDQPVNFTDFQYEYGQGIGGVKPATQALAQQTGRLSWGGRLDGSQTIQFDGKQYPYSAQRDNIRNFYRNGTNFTNTVSVGKGGDNGSFRLSLSNLDAKSVLPNSGLGRKTINLTLQQNITSKLSFDVLANYIDERVKNKPILSDGPLNANNGYLLATNIDQRILAPGFDPVTGREIIFSEDEYVTNPYFVVNQFVNNVDRKRLISMASTKYQFADWIYALARIGYDNSNDRNFRVTPWGTAYSNGARGGLDELSNAQRTELNIDGLIGINKSINEDFTVDAILGANLRKNKYEKLNINGGPFVLPYLYSWNNVVNFNRGYEVANTEVQSAYYNVDLGYKGILNLSTTGRYDTYSTLPSSARSIFTPSVTGAFIFQDLIRIPNLSFGKLRAAYAMTSGEPTTAYGTSVYYGVGNAINGIATGNFSSQLPNLFLKPFTKSEVEVGLELRFFGNRLGLDVAYYTQKTNNEIMPANYSWATGYSAGIVGTGSTQNKGVEVQINGNPLKTSRLNWNVSLNLTSVQNKILQTDVNNNPIGLGSNRATLGNAITAFVVGEAGPQIRAYDYKYGANGQIVVDASGLPVRGDLINMGTVLPTLFGGLNNDFSFSNFNLSFLVDYNYGNKILSATENFAYRRGLHKETLVGRDGGVRTGVSETGAPNTVTATPQAYYTALANNVTKISVEDGDFIKLRQLTFGYNLPAQLLKNVPLIRGVNVSFVARNLFYFMKKTDNIDPEASFGANLRYAGIEGANLPSTRNYGVNVNIKFK